The Mannheimia granulomatis sequence ATCTGACGGGCTGAATAGAGTAATCTCGCTACCTTTAATTAAACGCTGATACATCATTTTATTCACCTGCACTCCGTAATCCATATGGCGAGCGCGGTTTTCTTCCACCCCTCGGTTATTTTTCAATACCATTAAGCTTTCCGCTTCTAAATGCCATATCGGAAAATAAACTGTGGCAGCACCACCCCGCACACCACCTTGAGAGCACGATTTTACTGCTGTTTGAAAATGTTTATAGAATGGAATACAGCCTGTATGAAATGCCTCCCCTGCACGGATTGAACTACCTAATGCACGAATTGCTCCGGCATTAATACCAATACCAGCCCTCTGGGAAACATATTTTATAATTGCTGCAGAAGTCGCATTGATAGAATCTAGGCTATCATCACACTCAATCAACACACAGGAACTAAATTGACGAGTAGGCGTTCTTACTCCAGCCATAATCGGTGTTGGCAGAGAAATTTTAAATGTGGAGGTCGCATCATAAAAACGGCGAATATAATCTAAACGGCGTTTTGGTGGATATTTAGAAAATAAACAGGCAGCTACTAACAGATACAAGAACTGAGCCGACTCATAAATCTCTCCTGTGACTCGGTTCTGAACCAAATACTTCCCTTCCAACTGTTTTACCGCTACATACGAAAAAGCCATATCCCGCCAGTGGTCAATAAAGCCATTCATCGCCTCCCACTCTTCCATGCTATAGTCCGTCAGCAAATCCGCATCGTATTTGCCAAGCGCAACTAACTTTTTAACGTGTGCATATAAATGCGGTGGTTCAAACTGTCCATAAGCTTTTTTACGCAGATGAAAAATCGCCAATCGTGCTGCCAAATATTGATAGTCTGGCGTTTCCTTGCTGATTAAATCGGCTGCTGCCTTAATAATTGTTTCGTGAATATCTGCAGTTCGAATGCCCTCATAAAACTGGATCTGTGAACGCAACTCCACTTGCGAAACGGAGACATTATCTAACCCCTCCGCAGCCCAAGTAATCACACGATGGATTTTATCAAGATTGAGTTGTTCAAGTCTGCCATCACGCTTTGTTACCATTAAACTTTTATTCATAATTAAACCCTTTACAAAAATACCTTAGCAAAACACTACATGTTGTGTTTTTATCAAAAGCAAGCACAAGATAATGTGTTTAAAGCTAAACATCAACCAATAAATTTTTACTTTTTCTCTTGACAGATGCTAACTTATTTATAAATAACCATATTTTTATAATGGGATAAGATTGATTATTTTATTTAGCAACAATAGGAAATTTAGGTAGGTTTAGAAAATGAAAAGCGAAGGAATTTTAGCTTGCTTAGGTGAATAACATTTCTGGTTTTTATTAGCAAGCGGTTACTTTTAAGTGATTTTTTGCAAAAAATTTAAGAAATTTGACCGCTTATAAGTAATAAAAAAGCACCAGCGTAAACGCCGGTGCTATAGTAGGGAGATTGATTTTATATAAATTTGCCATATAAATATTTTAAATCTCCAACAAATAAGCCTTTAACTGCTGCAACTTATCCCTTGTCGCCGCAGCTTTCTCAAACTCTAAATTCGCCGCAAACTCTCGCATTTGTTGCTCCAACACTTTCAGCTCTTTTTCTAATTCTTTACGAGACTTCGGTTTGTACTCATTTGCAGAATTTTCGGCTTTTTTGACCGCTTGTTTGCCTCGTTTCGGCTTGTCGGTTTGGCCGATGTCGAGCAATTCGCCGACTTTTTTGTTCAGAGCCTGTGGCACAATGCCGTTTTCTTCGTTGTATTTCATCTGTTTTTCACGGCGGCGTTCGGTTTCGGTAATCGCTTTTTGCATGGAATTGGTAATGCGGTCGCCGTAGAGAATCGCTTTGCCGTTGAGGTTTCGGGCGGCACGTCCAATGGTCTGAATAAGCGAGCGTTCGGAACGTAGGAAGCCCTCTTTGTCCGCATCTAAAATCGCCACGAGCGACACTTCAGGCATATCCAAGCCCTCACGCAGTAAGTTGATGCCAACCAGCACGTCAAACATCCCCATTCGTAAGTCGTGAATGATTTCGACCCGTTCGACCGTGTCGATGTCACTGTGCAGATACCGCACTCTCACGCCATGTTCGTCTAAATAGTCGGTGAGGTCCTCCGCCATTTTTTTAGTCAGTGTGGTGACAAGCACACGTTCGTCCACTGCGACTCGCTTGTGGATTTCATAGAGCAAGTCGTCCACCTGTGTCGCAACAGGGCGGACTTCGATAATCGGATCAAGTAAACCGGTTGGGCGAACAACCTGATCGATCACATCAGGATTTTTCTCTAACTCATACGCCCCTGGTGTAGCGGAAACGTAGATCGTCTGCGGCGAAAGAGCCTCAAACTCCTCGAACTGCAACGGGCGGTTATCGAGTGCAGATGGCAAGCGGAAGCCGTATTGCACCAATGTCTCTTTTCTGGCTCGGTCGCCACGGTACATACCGCCGATTTGCGGCACGGTAACGTGGCTTTCGTCAATCACCAAAATACCGTCCGCCGGCATATAGTCGAACAGAGTCGGCGGCGGCTCGCCTTCTTTTCTGCCCGAGAGATAGCGTGAGTAGTTTTCAATCCCTGAGCAGTAGCCGAGTTCGTTCATCATTTCAATGTCAAACTGGGTGCGCTGGGCAAGGCGTTGCTCCTCTAACAGCTTGTTTTCCTTGATGAAATAGGTTCGGCGTTCAGCAAGCTCGTCTTTAATCTGCTCAATCGCTGCCAAAATCCGCTCACGAGGGGTGACGTAGTGGGTTTTCGGGTAGATGGTGTAGCGAGGCACTTTGCCGAGGCTATGCCCTGTGAGAGGGTCGAACAGCGACAGATTTTCGATTTCATCATCAAACAGCTCCACACGCAATGCGACTTCGTCGCTTTCGGCAGGGAAAATATCGATCACCTCGCCCCGCACACGGAAGGTTGAACGCTGGAATGCCTGATCGTTGCGGGTGTATTGCAGTTCGGCAAGGCGGCTTAAAATTTCACGCTGCCCGATCATCGCCCCGACCTGCAAATGCAGCATCATCTGCATATAGGCATCGACATCCCCCAAGCCGTAAATGGCGGAAACCGAGGCAACCACAATCGTATCTCGCCGCTCCAAAAAGGATTTGGTCGCCGAAAGCCGCATCTGTTCGATCTGTTCATTGATGGAAGCATCTTTCTCAATAAAGGTATCGCTGGACGGCACATAGGCTTCGGGCTGGTAGTAGTCGTAGTAGGAAACGAAATACTCCACCGCATTTTCAGGGAAAAAGGCTTTCATCTCCGCATAGAGCTGTGCCGCAAGGGTTTTATTCGGGGCAAGCACCATTGCCGGGCGGTTGAGTTGGGCGATCACATTGGCAATCGTGAATGTTTTGCCCGAGCCGGTTACGCCCAGCAGGGTTTGGTGAGCCAATCCGTCATTTAAGCCTTCGGTCAGTTTAGCGATAGCGGTTGGTTGATCGCCGGAAGGTTTAAATGGGCTATGAAGAATAAAAGGTTTGCCTTGCTTGATCATATAAAATCCTGTCTTAAAAAGTTCTTTGCATTTTAGCATAAGCAAGCGGTCTATTTTTAGCGGATTTTTGCAAAACAAAATGTGAAGTAGATCACAAAATCAACACTTTCTTTTTGCGAACAATTCGCAATAAGAATATGATCGCACTGTCATTTTTTCATAAGGAATTTAATATGCGTTTAACTAAACTTGCTTTCGCTTTATCTGGGATGATTATTGCAACTCACGCTGCTGCACTAGACCTTTCAAAAGAAACTGAAACTTATAAACAGTTTGTAGTTGAGCAGATTGATCAATTAGTTGCTGACACAGAAAAATTTGTTGGTTATTTACACAAAGGGGATGTGCAAAAAGCGAAGCAAATTTATCCGCTTGCACGTATGTATTTTGAGCGTTCAGAGCCGATTGCAGAAAGTTTCGGTGATTTAGATCCTCGTATTGACGCCCGACTTGCTGATTTAGCCGAAGAAGGTAAAACAGAAAAAGATTGGTCCGGCTTTCATAAAATCGAAAAAGTATTGTGGGAGAAAAATACTACAAAAGGTACAAAAGCTACGGCTGAACAGCTATTAAAAGATGTAAAAGAACTGCGCGCAAAAATTCCAACCGCAGAAGTTACTCCTGAATTGATGATTACCGGTGCAGTGGATTTACTAAATGAAGTTTCTACAACTAAAGTGACCGGTGAAGAAGAAATTTTCTCAAAAACCGACCTATATGATTTCAAAGCTAATATTGAAGGTGCAGAAAAAATTTATGAGATTTTCAAACCGCAATTAGAAAAAGTAGATGCAAAACTTTCAGCTGAAATTGCGAGCCGTTTTGAAGCCGTGAATACATTATTGGCAAAACATAATAAATCAAAAACAGGCTATGATTATGTTGCTTATAACAAACTCTCTAAAGATGAGATTAAAGCATTGGCAGAAGCGGTTAATAAATTAGGTGAACCCTTAGCTCAGTTAGGCGTACTTTTAAATAAATAAGAGGTAGGAGTAAATTATGGCAGAAATCACTTCTCGCCGTGATTTTTTAAAGCATACCGCATTAGTAGGAGCAGGCTTATTGTCTGCTCCTGCTTTCGCTTTGGAATCACGACAAACACCTGAAAAATCTAAAAATCAATATGACTTTTACGGCAAGCACCAAGCCGGCATTGTTACCCCGGCACAAAAACATATCTACTTTTTAGTGCTGGATTTAGACACGAACGATATTGTTAAAATCAAAGAAATTTTTAAAAACTGGACAAGCTATAGCCGAAATTTAACACTAGGGAAAAATGTAAAACCTTATGTTGATAACGCCTATGTGCCGCCAACAGACACTGGTGAAGTAGATAGTTTAGATAGTCAAAATCTTACCCTCACTTTTGGTGTTGGCCCAAGTTTCTTCAGTAAATTAGGCATTGAAAAATTAAAGCCGGCCGAATTACAAGATTTACCACACTTCCCTCGTGATCAGTTACAAGCCGAATATACCGGCGGGGATATTTGCATTCAAGCCTGTGCAGACGATCCGCAAGTTGCCTTCCATGCCGTACGCAATTTGGTGCGTGTTGCCCGTGGCGAAATCAAAATGAAATGGTCGCAAATGGGCTTTAACTCATTTTTAAATGCCGATACTCCACGTAATTTATTTGGTTTTAAAGACGGGACCGCCAATGCGGATAGCTTACAAGATCAAGATAATGTGGTTTGGGTGCAACAAGACAGCTGGCTTAAAGGCGGTTCCTATTTAGCTGTGCGTAGGGTGAAAATGTTTTTAGAAACTTGGGATCGTACGCACTTAAAATCTCAAGAAGAAACATTTGGGCGCCACCGTGATTCCGGTGCTGCATTAGGACATAAAACGGAATTTGAAAAGTTAGATCTGAGCAAAAAAGATGAAAAAGGCAACCTGATTGTGCCTGAAGTTTCGCACACTCACCTAGCTCATCAAACCGGCATTAAAATGCTTCGCCGTTCGTTTTCCTATGCTAGTGGCATTGATGATAAAGGACAGTTCGATTCAGGTTTACTCTTCATTTCATTCCAACAAAGCCCGGAGCAATTTATTAAAATTCAAAATAAATTAGGCAATATTGATAAAATGAATGAATACATCACTCATATCGGCAGCGGCTTATTTGCCTGTTTTGCCGGGGTTCAAGATGAATCTGACTATTTAGGTAAAGCCTTATTTGAGCAAATTTAAGGATAAACGATGAAATTTAAAACATTGGTGCTAGTTTCTGCCCTGTTTGCAGTTACAAGCGTTTGGCCGAAAGTAGATGTTAGCCCGTTATTTGTTCAGCTTTCTGATGCCATGGCAGAAAGTAAACAAGGTAAATTTGCAAAATCCAGCCAAATTTTGACCGCTTTACAGCAGGATTTTACGAAGATTAGCGAGCAACACTCGCTTAAAGATGAACAAGTGGAAGGTGCTATTCAGAACGCCATCATTGATCCGAATGCCAAACATTTGGAAGATTTAGCAAAAGCATTATACCGCTTTGAAAAAGCACAAAACCCTGTTGATCATCAGGCTAAGCACCAAGATTTTTTGGCTAAAATGAATCCGCTTTATGCTGAACTTGATACGGCAGTAAAATCTAAAGATATTTGGAAGATCAAGCTCGCCTATCGAGAAGTCGGTTTGAATTGGGTTAAGCAAGAAAAAGCAGTAAGAGAAATCAGCTTAAAGCATTATGGTCAATTTGAAAAAATATTAGGTTTACTGAGAATTAACCTGAAAGAAGAAAATCCGCCACTTGATAAAATTGAAGAACGGGTAGCTGAATTAGGAAAATTAATGACAGATTTTAATCAATTTAAGATTAAATAACGAAAATTATGGGATGCTTAGCATCCCATAAAAATTTCTAGTTAAACAGTTCCCAAATCGGTTTACACTCTTTGGGTAATTCTAAGCCTCTACCCAACTCAATCCAGCCTGTCGGATAATGGAAGTCGGAGCCGACCGAGCCGTGTAAATCAAACTCTTTTGCCCAACGGCTAAGTAATTGGCGTTGGTCTGGAGTTTGTCCGCAGCCTGAAATTTCAATGCCGTCACCACCGGCTAATTTGAAATCGGCAATTAAGCGACGAATCCAGCGAGCAGTCATTTTATAACGTAACGGGTGGGCAACCGTAATCACGCCACCGGAATTGTGTGTGACCCTAACTGCCTCTTCTAAACTGCTCCACTTCGGCTTAACGTAAGCCGGCTTCCCCATGCCTAAATAACGTTTGAATGCGTGTTCAATGTTACGTACGTATCCTTGATCATATAAAAAACGCCCATAATGCGCTCGAGTCACTTCCCCGGTGGCCAAAGCCTTTGCCCCCTCATAAGCATTAGCAATGCCGGCTTTTGCTAATTTTTCCCCGATTTCGACCGCTCGCTCTTCACGTAACTTAGCTTGATTATCAAGAAACTGAACTAATTCATCATTATTTTCATCAATATTTAGTGCCGCAAGATGAATACTTTTCTCTTCCCATAAAATCGAAATTTCCACCCCTGAAATAAACTCAAGCGGTTGGTTTTGGGCAAATTCTTTCGCCTCTTTGATTCCTGAAATCGTATCGTGATCGGTTAAGGCTAACATTTGTACATTTTGCTCTACCGCACGTTGCACCAATTCAGTGGGTGAAAGTACGCCGTCTGAGGCGGTACTATGGGAATGTAAATCATATTTCATTTAATTAATCCTTAATTATTCCTGCTTTAATAAAAAATTGGCGATAAGCCTCGGTTTTTTTCGCTAGACTTAATGGATAAGCCCTTGAAGTTGAAGGCAAACGATATAAAAACAGCTCACGTTCTGTTGAATAAGGGTATTCAATCCACTCATTCGTTTTTGGCGTTTTCACTTTTTCAGGCAATAAGTTAAGCAAGGTATCAGCAGCCAAACCACCTGTAGTAAAGAGCCATTTCACTTTAGGTAAACTGATTAAAAGTTCATCCATATCAATAGGCTCAATAATTTTTAAATCTTTATCCGAAGCATTGCCTTTCAAACGAATTGCGGTTTTGGCCGAAGAACATAACGCAATGCCTTTTTCTCTTAAAAAAGCTTCAATGCGTATCGGGTCAAAACGCTTTTCATCGTTCACACGAAAATAATTAGGATCATCGTAAAACACCGTTCCTATAATTCGCCACATATCGTTTTGAAAATTGGGGTAATGAAATTCCATACAGCGTTTTTCACTTGTTGGTGGAAAAGTGCCAATCATCGCAACCGTCGCCTTTTTCGGCAAAATTGGTTCAAAAGGGTGATGTTCTAGAAGTTGATTTTCTACCATTATTTAATCAGTGCCTTTAACATTTTTAATTTTTCTACTTTATCCAGATTTTGCTCGGCAACTTTGTTGAGCTCATCCAAAATTTTTTCATCTTTTGCAAAATTTTTCGTATAAATGACCGCTTGCTGTTGCGAAATCTGTTCAGCGTAAGCGGTCAAATTTTCCAATAATTTTACTATTTCAATATTATCATGATGTTGCTGAAACAAATCATCAATCGACTTTGCAAACTGCTCTGCTTTGCTATCAATTTGTTGGCCGCAATATTTCTGCCATTTCACTTGCTCTGCACGACTTAAAGTATGCGGATAATGCCTTGCACGGTAGTGAAATAACAGCCCCTCAACTCTGGGATCTTCAAATTCTAAACCATGATTGGCTAAATTTTCCGGCGGTAAGTTGCGTAAAATTGCCATATTATTTTTATCTGCCGGCGAGAAGAAGCCTTCATATAAGGTGGTTTCCACATTGGCCGATGGCTCAAAACTCCGTTCTTCGGCGAAAATTTCAATCACTTTTTCCCGCACTAGAGACTTTTGAGCTTTTAATGCCGCTAAATTTTGTAAACATTGTTCACGGTTAATACCTAATCGCTCGGCATTTTCAGGCAGTAGCGTTTTTGCCGGGGCTAAAATCGGGCATTTATTGATATGCACTAATTTCAGCGGCACAGGCAGCTCATTTTCCGCTAATTCATCTCGCTTAGTGTATAAACGCTGGCGTAATATTTCTGTATTTTCTGCAAGCAAACTATTTATATCGCCCGACAAATCGCAAACAATCACCGCATTTTGATTAGTTGGATGCCACGCTAAAGGCACAATCCAAGCAGTATTGCCACGATAATTGCCTAACATTCCCGAAACGTGAACGAGCGGTGTCATTTCGCCCGTATCAATCAGCTTTTCCACCTCTTTTTTGGTGCGAAGATTAAAGAAAAATTGAAATAATTTTGGCTGTTTTTCCTTAATTAATTTCGCCATAGCAATGGTAGCATACACATCCGACATCGCATCATGTGCATTTTCGTGGGCAATACCATTGGCTTTGGTGAGATTTTCCAACTTAAAACTTGGCATATCATTTTCATCTTTCGGCCAAACAATTCCTTCCGGACGTAACGCATAGCAAGCCCGCACTAAATCTAATAAATCCCAACGGGAATTACCGTTTTTCCAGCTATATTCATACGGATCATAAAAATTGCGGAAAAAGGTATAGCGGGTCATTTCATCGTCATAGCGAATATTGTTATAACCGATGATGCAGGTATTCGGTTGGCTGAATTCGGCATGAATACGCGCGGCAAATTCAGGCTCAGACACACCTTCAGCGTTACATTGTTGCGGTGTAATACCTGTTACCATTACCGCTTCAGGACTCGGTAGATAATCAGGTGTTTGCTTACAAAAAAACATTACCTGCTCACCAATGATATTAAAATCTTCATCGGTGCGAATACCCGCAAACTGTGCCGGACGATCTTGAGCCGGGCTTACACCAAAGCTTTCGTAGTCATAAAAGAAAAAAGAGAATGTCTTGTTCATTAGTTCAATTACTCAGAAAAAATTATCCCGATTGTAACATAGATAACGAAAAAATGAGGAGAAATACAAGCGGTTAATTTTTAACAAAAAATAGCAGTTCAACATATCTGTTTTTGGTGTAAATTTGGCGTAATTCACCCCGAGTCACGGACAAGAAAGGACAAATAACAATCAAATTGTAACCGTAAGAGAAAACAAAAAATACAAAAAGAATATTTATAACTTATTGAAATACAGCAATAATCAGTCAAAAGATAAAATAAAAAAGCCCCAAATCAAAACAACGAAATGGGGCGGAGGTCTTACCTAAGGAAATTAATGAAAAAAACTTGCATAAATCTGTTACATATACTCAGACTTGTGAGCTAAATAAAAGTTCATAAAAAATAAAAAATTTTTTAAAACCTAAGCAAAGTCAGATTCAACTACTTGCAATTGCTTATATAGACCAACAAATTTTTAAATAATTCCGTAAACTTATTATATTTTTAACGATTTTCTTGTAAAATATTGAACGTTTATTTTCTTAAAAAACCACAATAAAAATTTGAGGTATTCAATGTCTAAATTCCCAACAGTTTCTGAGGTCCTTTCCGGCAAAGTTGCCGTAGGCGAAGAAGTTGCCGTGCGTGGCTGGGTACGTACCCGCCGTGATTCAAAAGCAGGTTTATCATTTTTAAGCGTGTATGACGGTTCTTGTTTTGACCCAATTCAAGCTATTATTAATAACGATTTACCAAATTATAATAGTGAAGTTTTACGTCTAACGGCTGGCTGTTCTGTTGTTGTAAGAGGTAAAGTAGTAGAATCACCGGCAGAAGGGCAAGCCGTAGAATTACAAGCATCTGAAGTTGAAGTAGTTGGTTGGGTTGAAGATCCTGATACGTACCCAATGGCAGCAAAACGCCATTCTATCGAATATCTTCGTGAAGTTGCCCACTTACGCCCTCGCACAAACTTAATTGGTGCGGTTGCACGTGTTCGCCATTGTTTAGCTCAAGCGATTCACCGTTTCTTCCACGAACAAGGTTTCTACTGGGTGGCCACTCCTTTAATTACTGCATCTGATACAGAAGGCGCAGGCGAAATGTTCCGTGTTTCTACCTTAGATTTAGAAAACCTACCTCGTACAGAAAGTGGTAAAGTCGATTTCAACCAAGATTTCTTTGGTAAAGAGTCATTCTTAACTGTATCAGGTCAGCTAAACGCCGAAACCTATGCTTGCGCATTAAGTAAAGTTTATACCTTTGGTCCGACTTTCCGTGCAGAAAATTCTAACACTACTCGCCACTTAGCCGAATTCTGGATGATGGAACCGGAAGTCGCATTCGCAGACTTAAACGACAACGCTAAATTAGCGGAAGATATGTTGAAATACGTTTTCCGTGCGGTGCTTGAAGAACGCAAAGATGATATGGAATTCTTTGCCAAACACGTTGATAAAGACGCAATCAGCCGTTTAGAAAACTTTATTAACTCACCGTTCGCTCAAGTGGATTATACCGATGCCATTGAGATTTTATTAAAATCCGGCAAAGAGTTTGAATTCCCTGTATCTTGGGGGATTGACCTTTCTTCCGAACACGAGCGTTTCTTAGCAGAAGAACATTTTAAATCACCAGTGGTGGTAAAAAACTATCCGAAAGACATTAAAGCATTCTATATGCGTTTAAATGATGATGGAAAAACCGTTGCAGCAATGGACGTGTTAGCGCCGGGAATCGGTGAAATTATTGGTGGTTCACAACGCGAAGAGCGTTTAGATGTATTAGATAAACGTATGGTTGAAATGGGCTTAAACCCTGAAGATTACTGGTGGTATCGTGATTTACGTAAATATGGCACAGTGCCTCACTCTGGCTTTGGGTTAGGTTTCGAACGTTTAATCGTGTATGTAACAGGCTTACAGAATATTCGTGATGTGATTCCATTCCCTCGTGCACCTCGCAATGCAAACTTCTAATTTGCAAAAAAGCGAATAAAAACGACCGCTTGCAAGCGGTCAAAAAAGGCGAAAATTTTACATTTTCGCCTTTTTGTTTAGCCTTTTAAGGTTTTATTGGGTTCTTTGGCAATTTCTCGAGCCAATTTCGGCACAAGATAGCCAGAGGTAATTTTTTGCAACTCTCGATAAATTTCAATCGCCTTTTCATCTGCAAGATAAAAATGACTGGCTCCTGCAACTTTATCAAACAAGTGCAAGTAATAAGGTAAAATGCCGTATGCAAAAAGCTTATCACTTAAAGCTTTTAAAATTTGTGCATTGTCATTCACCCCCTTAAGCATTACCGATTGGTTCAGTAATATCACTCCTGCTTGTTTTAGCATTTTCATTTTTGCCGCAAAAATATCGTCAATCTCATTAGCATGATTAATATGCGTAACTAAAACTACATTTAGCCTCGATTTTGCTAACCGTTCACAAAATTCTTCGGTAATACGGTTTGGAATCACAACCGGTAGTCGTGAATGAATCCGTAGCGTTTTGATATGCGGAACTTGTTCTAAATGTGTAATCAACCAATCCAATTCCTGATCTTTTGCCATTAGTGGATCACCACCGGAAAAAATCACCTCCTCCAACTCTTTATGCTGTGCAATATATTCCAAGCTTTCCGCCCAAACAGCTTTACCACTTTTCACTTCATCATACGGAAAA is a genomic window containing:
- the efeB gene encoding iron uptake transporter deferrochelatase/peroxidase subunit; the encoded protein is MAEITSRRDFLKHTALVGAGLLSAPAFALESRQTPEKSKNQYDFYGKHQAGIVTPAQKHIYFLVLDLDTNDIVKIKEIFKNWTSYSRNLTLGKNVKPYVDNAYVPPTDTGEVDSLDSQNLTLTFGVGPSFFSKLGIEKLKPAELQDLPHFPRDQLQAEYTGGDICIQACADDPQVAFHAVRNLVRVARGEIKMKWSQMGFNSFLNADTPRNLFGFKDGTANADSLQDQDNVVWVQQDSWLKGGSYLAVRRVKMFLETWDRTHLKSQEETFGRHRDSGAALGHKTEFEKLDLSKKDEKGNLIVPEVSHTHLAHQTGIKMLRRSFSYASGIDDKGQFDSGLLFISFQQSPEQFIKIQNKLGNIDKMNEYITHIGSGLFACFAGVQDESDYLGKALFEQI
- a CDS encoding Fe2+/Pb2+ permease, whose protein sequence is MKFKTLVLVSALFAVTSVWPKVDVSPLFVQLSDAMAESKQGKFAKSSQILTALQQDFTKISEQHSLKDEQVEGAIQNAIIDPNAKHLEDLAKALYRFEKAQNPVDHQAKHQDFLAKMNPLYAELDTAVKSKDIWKIKLAYREVGLNWVKQEKAVREISLKHYGQFEKILGLLRINLKEENPPLDKIEERVAELGKLMTDFNQFKIK
- the uvrB gene encoding excinuclease ABC subunit UvrB produces the protein MIKQGKPFILHSPFKPSGDQPTAIAKLTEGLNDGLAHQTLLGVTGSGKTFTIANVIAQLNRPAMVLAPNKTLAAQLYAEMKAFFPENAVEYFVSYYDYYQPEAYVPSSDTFIEKDASINEQIEQMRLSATKSFLERRDTIVVASVSAIYGLGDVDAYMQMMLHLQVGAMIGQREILSRLAELQYTRNDQAFQRSTFRVRGEVIDIFPAESDEVALRVELFDDEIENLSLFDPLTGHSLGKVPRYTIYPKTHYVTPRERILAAIEQIKDELAERRTYFIKENKLLEEQRLAQRTQFDIEMMNELGYCSGIENYSRYLSGRKEGEPPPTLFDYMPADGILVIDESHVTVPQIGGMYRGDRARKETLVQYGFRLPSALDNRPLQFEEFEALSPQTIYVSATPGAYELEKNPDVIDQVVRPTGLLDPIIEVRPVATQVDDLLYEIHKRVAVDERVLVTTLTKKMAEDLTDYLDEHGVRVRYLHSDIDTVERVEIIHDLRMGMFDVLVGINLLREGLDMPEVSLVAILDADKEGFLRSERSLIQTIGRAARNLNGKAILYGDRITNSMQKAITETERRREKQMKYNEENGIVPQALNKKVGELLDIGQTDKPKRGKQAVKKAENSANEYKPKSRKELEKELKVLEQQMREFAANLEFEKAAATRDKLQQLKAYLLEI
- the efeO gene encoding iron uptake system protein EfeO, encoding MRLTKLAFALSGMIIATHAAALDLSKETETYKQFVVEQIDQLVADTEKFVGYLHKGDVQKAKQIYPLARMYFERSEPIAESFGDLDPRIDARLADLAEEGKTEKDWSGFHKIEKVLWEKNTTKGTKATAEQLLKDVKELRAKIPTAEVTPELMITGAVDLLNEVSTTKVTGEEEIFSKTDLYDFKANIEGAEKIYEIFKPQLEKVDAKLSAEIASRFEAVNTLLAKHNKSKTGYDYVAYNKLSKDEIKALAEAVNKLGEPLAQLGVLLNK
- a CDS encoding PHP domain-containing protein, yielding MKYDLHSHSTASDGVLSPTELVQRAVEQNVQMLALTDHDTISGIKEAKEFAQNQPLEFISGVEISILWEEKSIHLAALNIDENNDELVQFLDNQAKLREERAVEIGEKLAKAGIANAYEGAKALATGEVTRAHYGRFLYDQGYVRNIEHAFKRYLGMGKPAYVKPKWSSLEEAVRVTHNSGGVITVAHPLRYKMTARWIRRLIADFKLAGGDGIEISGCGQTPDQRQLLSRWAKEFDLHGSVGSDFHYPTGWIELGRGLELPKECKPIWELFN
- the asnS gene encoding asparagine--tRNA ligase; the encoded protein is MSKFPTVSEVLSGKVAVGEEVAVRGWVRTRRDSKAGLSFLSVYDGSCFDPIQAIINNDLPNYNSEVLRLTAGCSVVVRGKVVESPAEGQAVELQASEVEVVGWVEDPDTYPMAAKRHSIEYLREVAHLRPRTNLIGAVARVRHCLAQAIHRFFHEQGFYWVATPLITASDTEGAGEMFRVSTLDLENLPRTESGKVDFNQDFFGKESFLTVSGQLNAETYACALSKVYTFGPTFRAENSNTTRHLAEFWMMEPEVAFADLNDNAKLAEDMLKYVFRAVLEERKDDMEFFAKHVDKDAISRLENFINSPFAQVDYTDAIEILLKSGKEFEFPVSWGIDLSSEHERFLAEEHFKSPVVVKNYPKDIKAFYMRLNDDGKTVAAMDVLAPGIGEIIGGSQREERLDVLDKRMVEMGLNPEDYWWYRDLRKYGTVPHSGFGLGFERLIVYVTGLQNIRDVIPFPRAPRNANF
- the sbcB gene encoding exodeoxyribonuclease I: MNKTFSFFFYDYESFGVSPAQDRPAQFAGIRTDEDFNIIGEQVMFFCKQTPDYLPSPEAVMVTGITPQQCNAEGVSEPEFAARIHAEFSQPNTCIIGYNNIRYDDEMTRYTFFRNFYDPYEYSWKNGNSRWDLLDLVRACYALRPEGIVWPKDENDMPSFKLENLTKANGIAHENAHDAMSDVYATIAMAKLIKEKQPKLFQFFFNLRTKKEVEKLIDTGEMTPLVHVSGMLGNYRGNTAWIVPLAWHPTNQNAVIVCDLSGDINSLLAENTEILRQRLYTKRDELAENELPVPLKLVHINKCPILAPAKTLLPENAERLGINREQCLQNLAALKAQKSLVREKVIEIFAEERSFEPSANVETTLYEGFFSPADKNNMAILRNLPPENLANHGLEFEDPRVEGLLFHYRARHYPHTLSRAEQVKWQKYCGQQIDSKAEQFAKSIDDLFQQHHDNIEIVKLLENLTAYAEQISQQQAVIYTKNFAKDEKILDELNKVAEQNLDKVEKLKMLKALIK
- a CDS encoding DNA glycosylase, translated to MVENQLLEHHPFEPILPKKATVAMIGTFPPTSEKRCMEFHYPNFQNDMWRIIGTVFYDDPNYFRVNDEKRFDPIRIEAFLREKGIALCSSAKTAIRLKGNASDKDLKIIEPIDMDELLISLPKVKWLFTTGGLAADTLLNLLPEKVKTPKTNEWIEYPYSTERELFLYRLPSTSRAYPLSLAKKTEAYRQFFIKAGIIKD
- the epmB gene encoding EF-P beta-lysylation protein EpmB; translation: MQPIQIKPLWLTELAQAFNNPVDLLQFIKLNPIDFEQDIAARKLFPLRVPRAFAEKIEKGNPNDPLFLQAMSSQAEFIESEGFVVDPLEEQESPAPNILHKYHNRLLFMVKNSCAINCRYCFRRHFPYDEVKSGKAVWAESLEYIAQHKELEEVIFSGGDPLMAKDQELDWLITHLEQVPHIKTLRIHSRLPVVIPNRITEEFCERLAKSRLNVVLVTHINHANEIDDIFAAKMKMLKQAGVILLNQSVMLKGVNDNAQILKALSDKLFAYGILPYYLHLFDKVAGASHFYLADEKAIEIYRELQKITSGYLVPKLAREIAKEPNKTLKG